In Candidatus Binatia bacterium, the sequence GCTGCCTGGGCGCGAACGATCCTGGTCCGCGCGCTCTCGCACGAGCATCCGAAAGTCGTGCGAGCCGTGGCGACCGCGCTCGGAAATTTCCGCGACGCCGAGACGGCAAGCGCGCTGATTGCGGCGGCCGCCGGCAACGCCTCGTATTTCGCGCGAGCCGCGGCGTTAACGTCGCTTGGCAAGACGCGCGATTCGCGGGCCCTCGACGTCTTGGTCGCAGCCGCGAATGGGCGGAGTTGGAACGGCGTCGTCGAGGCCGGAGCGGTTCGAGGATTGGCCGAGCTCGCCGACGCGCGAGCGATGCCGGCGATTCTCGCGGCTGCGCGGCCCGAAGAGAACGAAGGAAAGCGGCGCGCCGCCGTTGCGGCGCTGGCGCGCGTGGCCGCGCTCGTGGAGAGCGAACGGACGCGCGCGGTGGACGCGCTCGAGCAACTGCTGCTCGACGAGCGCTTCCTCGTGGCGATGGAGGCGATAACGGCTGCCGAAGCGGTCGGCGATGCGCGCTTGATCCCAACGCTGCAGCAGGTCGGCGAGCAAGCGGTGGACGGCCGCGTCCGTCGCGACGCGACCGAAGCCGTGATGCGCATCCGCGAAAGTTCGAAAGTGCCGTCGCAAGTCACCACGCTCAGAGACGACCTCGATGAGTTACGTGAAGAGCAGCGTAAGCTTCAGGCGAAGATCGAATCGCTCGCGCGCGCGTAAGAGGCGCGCGCTCGCATGCATCGCGCTGCTCCTCGGAGCGGTCGCGCTGTGGTTCGTCGTGCAGGCCCGCTCTTCGACGAAGCCGCCCGCCGCCGAGCAGGCGCGAACGCAGCCGCCGAGCCGCGTCTCCGCATACGACGCGCCCGAGTGGAGCGATGCCGAGCGTTCGCGCTTATGGAAGAGCCTGCACGGCGCGTTCGTTCCTGCGATCGCCGGCGCGAAGGGCTGGAGCTTTGCGGTCGTCGCCCCCGACGGCGCGACGCTCTTCGACGAGCGCGCGAATCGCGCGGTCGCGCCTGCCTCCGCGCAGAAGCTAATCGTCGCCGCGACGGCGCTCGACGCGCTCGGTCCCGCCTTTCGGTTTCACACGCTCTTTGCAAGCCGCGACGCGATCGCCGAGGGCGGCGCGCTCGACGGCGATCTCTGGCTGATCGGCTCCGGCGACCCGTCGCTGCAATCGGCCGATCTTCGTAACGGCGTCGGCGTCCTCGCGCGATCGGGATTGCGCAGGGTCGGCGGCAGCCTCGTCGTGGACGCCAGCGCGATGCGCGGGCCGGCGCTCAACGCGCACTGGGGCGCCGAGGACGACGGCCAGGAGTACGCAGCGCCGACGAGCGCGCTCTCCGTTGACGGCGACACCGCCGAGGATCGTCCGATGGACGACGTCGTTCGTTACGTCGCGGCGCGCGTGGACTCCATGCTCGCTGCGCGCGGGATCGCGCTCGCGGCCCCGCCCGGCGTCGGGGTCGCGCCGCTCGGCAGCGTCGTCCTCTGGGATCATCGCTCGCTTCCGCTGACGGCGCTCGAATCGCACATGCTCTTCGAATCCGACAACCATTATGCAGAGCAACTCTTGCGCACGGTCGGCGAAGCGGTGACCGGCGCGGCGGACGACGATGGCGGCATCGCGGCCGAGCGGCGCTATCTGCGCCGGCTCGGCATTCCGGCGCCGGGCCTGCGGATCTTCGACGGCAGCGGGCTCTCGGCGCAGAATCGCGTCGCGGCGATTACGCTGGCGCGTCTGCTCGCCCAATCCGAGGCCGCGCTCTATCGCCTGCTTCCGCTCGGCGGCCGCGAGGGAACGCTGCAGGATTACGATTTCACGACGGCGCTCGGCCGGGTTCGCGCGAAGAGCGGCCATCTCGCCGACGTCTCCTCGCTCGCGGGATACGTGACGACGCGCGATCGCGGGCGGCTGGCGTTCGCATTCTTGATCGACGGCTCTCCGGGCGATCCCGATGCTGCGATCGTCCAGGCCGTCGATCGGTTGGCGGTCTATTGATGGCGGAGATGGTTGACGAAGGCCTGCTCTCGAAACTGATCGGCCGCGCGCTGCAACACGGTGGCGAGTTCGCCGACGTCTTCTGCGAGCGCCGCCGCACGCTCTCGTACCGCCTGCAAGACGGCCGCATCCACGACGCATCGTTAGGGATGACGCTCGGCGTCGGCATCCGCGTCGTCGTCGGCGAGTCGGCCGGCTACGCCTGTTCCGACGATCTCAGCGAGAGCGCGCTGCTCGAGGCCGCCGATGCCGCGTCGCTGATCGCGCGCGGATCGCCGAGCGGGGAGACGCGCGTCGCCGACCTCAGCGTCGCGCGGGTCGCGTCGTTCTACGACGGACGGCACGACGGTCA encodes:
- the dacB gene encoding D-alanyl-D-alanine carboxypeptidase/D-alanyl-D-alanine-endopeptidase, with protein sequence MSYVKSSVSFRRRSNRSRARKRRALACIALLLGAVALWFVVQARSSTKPPAAEQARTQPPSRVSAYDAPEWSDAERSRLWKSLHGAFVPAIAGAKGWSFAVVAPDGATLFDERANRAVAPASAQKLIVAATALDALGPAFRFHTLFASRDAIAEGGALDGDLWLIGSGDPSLQSADLRNGVGVLARSGLRRVGGSLVVDASAMRGPALNAHWGAEDDGQEYAAPTSALSVDGDTAEDRPMDDVVRYVAARVDSMLAARGIALAAPPGVGVAPLGSVVLWDHRSLPLTALESHMLFESDNHYAEQLLRTVGEAVTGAADDDGGIAAERRYLRRLGIPAPGLRIFDGSGLSAQNRVAAITLARLLAQSEAALYRLLPLGGREGTLQDYDFTTALGRVRAKSGHLADVSSLAGYVTTRDRGRLAFAFLIDGSPGDPDAAIVQAVDRLAVY